In the genome of Deinococcus deserti VCD115, one region contains:
- a CDS encoding HAD family hydrolase, translating into MGDQYRGVIFDIDGTLVDSNDAHARAWVRAFADAGFEVSFGQVRPLIGMGGDQLVPRLTGIGKGHPTYEQLSEGWKRHFQHDELAQVQPQPGARALLQALQERGLKLIAGTSADEALVDGLLDIAQVRDLLTRRTTASDVEASKPEPDIVQAAVGKLGLKPVEVLMVGDTPFDIESARKAGVDAVALRCGGDDRFEGAVAVYDSPQDWLDRLADSPLA; encoded by the coding sequence ATGGGGGATCAGTACCGAGGCGTGATCTTTGATATCGACGGCACTCTGGTGGACAGCAATGATGCTCATGCCCGTGCCTGGGTGCGCGCCTTTGCCGATGCAGGGTTTGAAGTGTCTTTTGGGCAGGTGCGGCCTCTGATCGGCATGGGTGGAGACCAGCTGGTACCCCGCCTGACCGGAATCGGGAAGGGCCATCCTACCTACGAGCAGCTCAGCGAAGGATGGAAGCGTCACTTCCAGCACGACGAGCTGGCACAGGTACAGCCGCAGCCCGGCGCCCGGGCCCTGCTGCAAGCTCTGCAGGAACGCGGTCTGAAACTTATAGCCGGTACCTCGGCGGACGAGGCGCTGGTAGACGGCCTCCTGGACATCGCCCAGGTCCGGGATCTGCTCACCAGGCGCACCACAGCCTCTGACGTGGAGGCCTCCAAACCCGAACCCGACATCGTGCAGGCAGCGGTCGGCAAGCTCGGCCTGAAGCCTGTGGAAGTGCTGATGGTAGGAGATACACCCTTCGACATAGAGAGCGCGCGGAAGGCGGGAGTCGACGCGGTGGCCCTGCGCTGCGGCGGGGACGACCGTTTTGAGGGAGCTGTGGCCGTGTATGACAGTCCACAGGACTGGCTTGACCGTCTTGCTGATTCCCCACTTGCCTGA
- a CDS encoding GNAT family N-acetyltransferase has product MEVKSLFVAPAGQGLGPGGALMEAVKFQARTLDCPVALQVAERNVAALGLYLYSSLLDSAP; this is encoded by the coding sequence CTGGAGGTCAAGTCGCTGTTTGTTGCGCCAGCCGGGCAAGGACTTGGCCCGGGAGGCGCTTTGATGGAAGCAGTCAAATTCCAAGCGAGAACACTGGACTGCCCGGTAGCGCTTCAGGTTGCGGAACGAAACGTCGCGGCGTTGGGTCTGTATCTGTATAGCAGTCTCCTGGATAGCGCCCCGTGA
- a CDS encoding non-heme iron oxygenase ferredoxin subunit has product MSEAITAEQADWVAVGPEAELPEGHQCAVNVQGVSVLVVRYEGQFYALRNNCTHKDYPLLGGEVSQGRITCEKHGAKFELSTGKPRTLPAVKPVRLYQTRTDQGIVYVAPL; this is encoded by the coding sequence ATGAGTGAAGCCATCACTGCTGAGCAGGCTGACTGGGTCGCGGTCGGCCCGGAAGCTGAGCTGCCCGAGGGCCACCAGTGCGCCGTGAACGTGCAGGGCGTGAGTGTGCTGGTGGTGCGTTATGAAGGACAGTTCTACGCGCTGCGTAACAACTGCACGCACAAGGACTACCCGCTGCTGGGGGGAGAGGTCAGCCAGGGGCGTATCACTTGCGAGAAACACGGCGCAAAGTTTGAGCTCAGCACCGGCAAACCCCGGACCCTGCCGGCCGTGAAGCCCGTGCGCCTGTACCAGACCCGTACCGACCAGGGCATTGTGTACGTTGCACCGCTCTAA
- a CDS encoding ankyrin repeat domain-containing protein has translation MTTDAVTDLFSAIHSNNLPGVQLLITAEPELLRSVSPSGLSPVLFAAYYHRPEILRALIGAGAPLNLFEAAAAGETERVGALLDEQPGLVNSFSPDGFSPLGLSAFFGHDEAAELLLTRGADVNAVSRNPMQVQPLHSAAAGNHARLAQALVRAGAEVNAAQHGGFTPLMSAAQNGNAGLVLFLLSAGADPAAQTTDGQDAAALAAEGGYEEIVILLKGEASPRQETRNAP, from the coding sequence ATGACCACCGACGCCGTCACCGACCTGTTCAGTGCCATTCATTCAAATAACCTTCCGGGCGTCCAGCTGCTGATTACCGCCGAGCCGGAACTGCTGCGCTCGGTGAGCCCCTCCGGGCTGAGTCCAGTGCTGTTTGCGGCCTATTATCACCGGCCCGAGATCCTGCGGGCCCTGATCGGCGCCGGCGCACCGCTCAACCTGTTTGAAGCTGCCGCGGCAGGCGAGACAGAGCGGGTGGGCGCTCTGCTTGACGAGCAGCCTGGACTGGTCAACAGCTTCAGCCCTGACGGTTTCTCGCCGCTGGGGCTGTCCGCGTTTTTCGGGCACGATGAGGCGGCCGAACTGCTGCTGACCCGTGGGGCCGACGTGAACGCCGTGAGCCGTAACCCTATGCAGGTGCAGCCCCTTCACTCTGCAGCGGCCGGCAACCATGCCCGGCTGGCCCAGGCTCTGGTGCGGGCCGGTGCTGAGGTAAACGCTGCACAGCACGGCGGCTTTACGCCACTGATGAGTGCTGCACAGAACGGCAATGCCGGGCTGGTGCTGTTTCTGCTTTCGGCGGGTGCCGACCCTGCGGCCCAGACTACGGACGGACAGGACGCCGCTGCTCTGGCAGCAGAGGGGGGTTATGAGGAAATCGTCATCCTGCTGAAGGGAGAAGCAAGTCCGCGTCAAGAAACGCGGAATGCACCCTGA
- a CDS encoding Bax inhibitor-1/YccA family protein, whose protein sequence is MQTYPSVRSGTADLVRTFMARTYSWMAAGLALTAGVAYLTAQNETLAMQVMALRLPLILAQLALVFVLSMFAQRLSSAVAGMLFIGYAALTGLTFSALLFAYSPTAVITAFATTAGTFGLMSVAGFVIKKDLSAMGRFFMFAVLGLIVAMIVNLFVASSALTLGISIVGVLVFAGLTAYDTQMLRNLALSGVTGEQAERAAINGALALYLDFINMFLFILRLFGGSRD, encoded by the coding sequence ATGCAGACTTATCCTTCTGTCAGAAGCGGAACGGCGGACCTGGTCCGCACGTTCATGGCCCGCACCTACTCCTGGATGGCAGCCGGTCTGGCCCTGACCGCCGGTGTCGCCTACCTGACCGCTCAGAATGAAACCCTCGCCATGCAGGTCATGGCCCTCAGACTGCCACTTATCCTGGCGCAGCTGGCGCTGGTCTTTGTGCTGAGCATGTTTGCCCAGCGCCTGTCGAGTGCAGTGGCTGGCATGTTGTTCATCGGCTACGCCGCCCTGACCGGCCTGACCTTCAGCGCCCTGCTGTTTGCCTATTCGCCCACCGCCGTCATCACTGCCTTTGCCACCACTGCCGGTACTTTCGGGCTGATGAGCGTGGCCGGTTTCGTGATCAAGAAGGACCTCAGCGCCATGGGCCGCTTTTTCATGTTCGCGGTGCTGGGCCTGATTGTGGCCATGATCGTCAACCTGTTCGTGGCCAGCAGCGCCCTGACCCTGGGCATCAGCATCGTCGGCGTGCTGGTGTTCGCTGGGCTGACCGCCTATGACACCCAGATGCTGCGCAACCTGGCGCTGAGCGGCGTGACCGGCGAGCAGGCCGAGCGCGCAGCCATTAATGGCGCCCTGGCCCTGTACCTGGACTTTATCAACATGTTCCTGTTTATCCTGCGTCTGTTCGGTGGCAGCCGCGACTGA
- a CDS encoding aldo/keto reductase, with amino-acid sequence MRTIKLGTSQLDVPVVAVGCMRINSLDKAEAERFIQTALDEGANFFDHADIYGRGACEEIFADAIQMDSAVREKIILQSKCGIRQGMFDFSKEHILASVDGILQRLKTDYLDILLLHRPDTLVEPEEVAEAFDQLQSSGKVRHFGVSNQHPRQIDLLKKYVQQPIVANQLQLSITNATMITSGFNVNMENDAAVNRDGGVLEYCRLHDITIQPWSPFQYGFFDGVFLGSDKFPELNAKIDEVAHTYGVSNTTIAIAWLLRHPARMQPVIGTMNIDRLKDCCRASEVHLTREEWYAIYRAAGNVLP; translated from the coding sequence ATGAGGACCATAAAACTCGGTACCAGCCAGCTTGACGTGCCTGTCGTTGCGGTGGGCTGTATGCGCATCAATTCTCTAGACAAGGCGGAAGCCGAGCGGTTTATCCAGACGGCCCTCGACGAAGGCGCGAACTTTTTTGATCACGCTGACATCTATGGCCGTGGAGCGTGCGAGGAGATCTTTGCCGATGCCATCCAGATGGACAGTGCAGTCAGGGAGAAGATCATCCTGCAGTCCAAATGCGGCATCCGGCAGGGCATGTTCGACTTTTCCAAGGAGCACATCCTCGCGTCGGTCGACGGCATCCTTCAGCGCCTGAAAACCGATTACCTCGACATTCTGCTGCTGCACCGCCCCGACACGCTGGTGGAACCCGAAGAGGTGGCCGAAGCCTTCGACCAGCTTCAGAGCTCAGGAAAAGTCCGGCATTTTGGAGTCTCGAATCAGCATCCACGCCAGATCGATCTGCTGAAAAAGTATGTGCAGCAGCCTATTGTGGCCAATCAGCTGCAACTCAGCATCACCAACGCCACCATGATCACCAGTGGCTTCAACGTGAACATGGAAAACGACGCTGCCGTCAACCGCGACGGTGGCGTCCTGGAGTACTGCCGCCTGCACGACATCACCATTCAGCCCTGGTCACCGTTTCAGTACGGCTTTTTCGATGGTGTCTTCCTGGGCAGCGACAAGTTCCCGGAGCTGAACGCAAAAATAGACGAAGTGGCGCACACCTACGGCGTCAGCAACACGACCATCGCGATTGCCTGGCTGCTGCGGCACCCGGCCCGCATGCAGCCGGTGATCGGCACCATGAACATTGACCGCCTGAAGGACTGCTGCAGGGCCAGCGAAGTTCATCTGACGCGTGAAGAGTGGTACGCGATCTACCGCGCGGCGGGCAATGTGCTTCCCTGA
- the treY gene encoding malto-oligosyltrehalose synthase has protein sequence MTVSLEAPVKVQAAPEGQALPDATYRLQLHAGFDFAAAQRVLPYLARLGVTDVYLSPIWTSTPGSTHGYDVTDHAEVNPELGGEAALRRFAKRVRDLGLGLIVDFVPNHMGIQNGHNSYWEDVLQHGQASRYAHFFDISWQPLKRALEGKVLLPVLGDQYGRVLERGELRLERQGGKFFIRYYERLFPMSPRSLADLLSGVEARLDKGQHAERSELASIARSVANLPRSTAGDLTDDDRLGRAQEVEVMTRRLATLANSSREVSRVLGDMVEAVNADPTLLDRLIQDQNYRLANWRVASEEINYRRFFDINDLAALRMEDPRVFEWAHSKLFELIRDRVITGVRLDHTDGLYDPAGYFQALQAGAARALGLDWDGQSQPLPLYVVAEKILEPGEKLPEAWAIHGTTGYDFLAQLGGVFVDGTAEEDLSAIYRRFTGDRDSYGDHLYRGKHLIQRSSLPGEVNVLTEHLERLAEADLRARDFTLSALRVAIREVIASFPVYRTYVRADGQREPGDNAKIEHAIRDAKAHSRREGNAIDSSVFDYLHAVLTLDAPDDETRAAYADFALKFQQLTGPVTAKGAEDTAFYRYARLLSLNEVGGDPALFGTPLRAFHASARERGERWPHSMLAGSTHDTKRGEDTRARISVLSELSQTWSAYLSRWSGQIRALETQTDLGGAPTPLDTYVLLQSALGAYPLDGNLDGFAERLSAYMIKAAREAKLRTSWASQDSEYETALDHMVRGLLDEEAFLSSLRELHERISPYGAQNSLSATLARLSAPGVPDTYQGSEGWNQSLVDPDNRRPVDYSWRTRTLSRLESRHAQDGLKLAQDLLGSYQDGRVKLLVTWAALQARATHRTLFQEGRYRPLEAGKYLLAFARELDGEVAVTVAPRLTLTLTREAQPWALGELWGNRQLTLPRSGSYRNVLTGQQFRVRGEKIPVAKVLEDFPLALLIRE, from the coding sequence ATGACTGTCTCCCTGGAAGCACCTGTAAAAGTGCAGGCGGCGCCTGAAGGGCAAGCCCTGCCGGATGCCACCTACCGCCTGCAGCTACACGCTGGCTTCGACTTCGCGGCCGCGCAGAGGGTCCTGCCCTACCTGGCGCGCCTGGGCGTCACCGACGTCTACCTCTCTCCCATCTGGACCAGCACGCCCGGCAGCACGCACGGTTACGACGTTACCGACCACGCCGAGGTCAATCCAGAGCTGGGCGGCGAGGCGGCGCTGCGCCGGTTTGCAAAGCGGGTCCGCGACCTGGGCCTGGGGCTGATCGTCGATTTCGTCCCCAATCACATGGGCATTCAAAACGGCCACAACTCCTACTGGGAAGACGTGCTGCAACACGGGCAGGCCAGCCGCTACGCTCACTTCTTCGATATTTCCTGGCAGCCGCTGAAGCGGGCGCTGGAAGGCAAGGTGCTGCTGCCGGTGCTGGGTGACCAGTACGGCCGGGTGCTGGAGCGCGGCGAACTTCGCCTGGAGCGCCAGGGCGGAAAATTCTTCATCCGGTACTACGAACGCCTGTTTCCCATGTCGCCGCGCAGTCTCGCTGATCTGCTCTCGGGGGTCGAGGCCCGGTTGGACAAGGGGCAGCACGCGGAGCGCAGCGAACTGGCCAGTATTGCGCGCAGTGTGGCCAACCTGCCGCGCAGCACAGCCGGGGACCTGACTGACGATGACCGTCTAGGCCGCGCTCAGGAGGTGGAGGTCATGACCCGCCGCCTTGCAACGCTGGCCAACAGTTCGCGTGAAGTCAGCCGCGTGCTGGGTGACATGGTCGAGGCGGTTAACGCCGACCCGACGCTGCTTGACCGCCTGATCCAGGATCAGAATTACCGCCTGGCCAACTGGCGGGTGGCGTCCGAGGAAATCAACTACCGCCGGTTTTTTGACATCAATGATCTGGCCGCGCTCCGCATGGAAGACCCGCGCGTTTTCGAATGGGCGCACAGCAAACTGTTCGAGCTGATCCGCGACCGCGTCATCACCGGTGTGCGGCTTGACCACACCGACGGCCTGTACGACCCGGCCGGGTACTTCCAGGCCCTGCAGGCGGGGGCTGCCAGGGCACTGGGCCTGGACTGGGACGGCCAGAGTCAGCCCCTGCCACTGTACGTGGTAGCCGAGAAAATCCTGGAGCCTGGGGAGAAACTGCCGGAAGCCTGGGCCATTCACGGCACCACCGGCTACGATTTCCTGGCCCAGCTGGGCGGCGTGTTCGTGGACGGCACCGCCGAGGAGGATCTGAGCGCCATCTACCGGCGATTTACCGGAGACCGCGACTCGTACGGCGACCACCTGTACCGGGGCAAACACCTGATTCAGCGCAGCAGCCTTCCGGGCGAGGTCAATGTCCTGACCGAGCACCTCGAGCGTCTGGCTGAAGCGGACCTGCGTGCACGCGATTTCACACTCAGTGCCCTGCGGGTGGCAATACGCGAGGTTATTGCCTCGTTCCCGGTGTACCGCACCTATGTGCGTGCCGACGGACAGCGCGAGCCCGGCGACAACGCCAAGATCGAGCACGCCATCCGGGACGCCAAGGCCCACAGCCGCCGTGAAGGCAACGCCATTGATTCAAGCGTTTTTGACTATCTGCATGCGGTCCTTACTCTGGACGCACCAGACGACGAGACGCGCGCCGCCTACGCGGATTTTGCCCTTAAATTTCAGCAGCTGACCGGCCCCGTCACTGCCAAGGGTGCTGAGGATACCGCCTTTTACCGCTACGCCCGGCTCCTTTCCCTCAATGAGGTGGGCGGTGACCCGGCCCTGTTCGGCACGCCGCTGCGCGCTTTTCATGCCTCGGCACGGGAACGGGGAGAACGTTGGCCCCACTCCATGCTGGCCGGCAGCACCCACGACACCAAACGCGGTGAAGATACCCGCGCGCGCATCAGTGTGCTTTCGGAGCTGTCTCAGACGTGGTCGGCGTACCTGAGCCGATGGTCCGGGCAGATCCGCGCTCTGGAAACCCAGACTGACCTGGGAGGAGCCCCCACCCCACTGGACACCTATGTGCTGCTGCAAAGCGCACTGGGGGCCTATCCTCTGGACGGAAACCTGGACGGCTTTGCCGAGCGCCTGAGTGCCTACATGATCAAGGCCGCCCGCGAGGCCAAACTGCGCACCAGCTGGGCCTCACAGGACAGCGAGTACGAGACGGCTCTGGACCATATGGTGCGCGGTCTGCTGGACGAAGAGGCGTTCCTGAGCAGCCTGCGCGAGCTGCATGAGCGCATCAGTCCTTACGGCGCACAGAACAGCCTGAGTGCCACTCTGGCCCGCCTGAGCGCGCCTGGAGTGCCCGACACCTATCAGGGCTCGGAAGGCTGGAACCAGTCCCTGGTGGACCCGGACAACCGCCGGCCAGTGGATTACAGCTGGCGCACGCGAACCCTGAGCCGCCTGGAGTCCCGGCACGCCCAGGACGGCCTGAAACTGGCTCAGGATTTGCTGGGCTCCTATCAGGACGGACGGGTGAAACTGCTGGTCACCTGGGCAGCGCTCCAGGCCCGCGCCACTCACCGCACGCTGTTCCAGGAAGGCCGCTACCGTCCGCTGGAGGCAGGCAAGTACCTTCTGGCGTTTGCCCGTGAACTGGACGGCGAGGTGGCTGTGACGGTTGCTCCGCGCCTGACCCTGACCCTGACCCGTGAGGCACAGCCCTGGGCCCTTGGTGAACTATGGGGGAACCGTCAGTTGACCCTCCCCAGATCCGGGAGCTACCGCAATGTTTTGACCGGCCAGCAGTTCCGGGTTCGCGGCGAAAAGATTCCGGTGGCCAAGGTGCTCGAAGACTTCCCCCTGGCCCTGCTGATCCGCGAGTAG
- the dcd gene encoding dCTP deaminase yields the protein MSILPDWRIRELAHDGMIEPFEDRLVRTAESAHVISYGLSSFGYDLRCADEWKVFTNVMSAIVDPKAFDERSFVDIQATEIIIPPNSFVLARSLEYLRIPENVMVVALGKSTYARCGIVANVTPLEPGWEGHVTLEFSNTTPLPAKMYAFEGCVQLLFFEGPRPEVTYGDRKGKYQGQRGVTLPRL from the coding sequence ATGAGCATTCTGCCCGACTGGCGGATTCGTGAACTTGCCCATGACGGGATGATCGAACCTTTTGAAGACCGCCTGGTCCGTACCGCCGAGAGCGCCCACGTCATCAGCTACGGCCTGAGCAGTTTCGGCTATGACCTGCGCTGCGCCGACGAATGGAAAGTCTTTACCAATGTCATGAGCGCCATCGTGGACCCTAAGGCCTTCGACGAGCGCAGCTTCGTGGACATTCAGGCCACCGAGATCATTATTCCGCCCAACAGCTTCGTGCTGGCGCGCAGCCTGGAATACCTGCGTATCCCTGAGAACGTGATGGTTGTGGCGCTAGGCAAATCGACCTACGCCCGCTGCGGCATCGTGGCCAACGTCACGCCGCTGGAGCCGGGCTGGGAAGGCCACGTGACGCTGGAGTTCAGCAACACCACGCCGCTGCCCGCCAAAATGTATGCCTTCGAGGGCTGTGTTCAGCTGTTGTTTTTTGAAGGTCCGCGCCCTGAGGTCACGTATGGCGACCGCAAAGGCAAGTATCAGGGCCAGCGCGGCGTCACCCTTCCAAGACTATAA
- a CDS encoding metallophosphoesterase family protein: MRVAVISDVHGNAFALEATLREVRSAAPDIIVNLGDQVEGSADPGRAAQLQAELGAVEVRGNNEEKLWPGGRRNPLSLQYGAWLATQLDKATVARLSALPLTARLDGGRVLACHGTPDSSWESLLWVWDRGPDGRGFYRSRDPRELLAAVAPLQAEVIVCGHTHRPGATRVGDTLIVNAGAVSDQVDGDPRARWTLLERRGAGWAVEFLAVAYDVQAAVSWARTHTPFGDFQAQLLGSGVMDGRGD, translated from the coding sequence GTGCGGGTGGCAGTCATTTCCGATGTTCACGGCAACGCTTTTGCTCTGGAGGCGACGCTGCGCGAGGTGCGCTCCGCGGCGCCCGACATCATTGTCAATCTGGGTGACCAGGTGGAGGGGAGCGCCGATCCCGGGCGCGCGGCCCAATTGCAGGCCGAACTGGGGGCAGTGGAGGTTCGCGGCAACAACGAAGAAAAGCTCTGGCCCGGTGGCCGCCGTAATCCGCTGAGCCTGCAGTACGGCGCCTGGCTGGCCACCCAGCTGGATAAGGCCACCGTGGCGCGGCTTTCGGCTCTGCCCCTGACAGCCCGGCTGGACGGTGGCCGCGTCCTGGCGTGCCACGGCACACCGGACAGCAGCTGGGAAAGCCTGCTGTGGGTCTGGGACCGCGGCCCGGACGGGCGCGGGTTTTACCGCTCCCGGGATCCCCGGGAGCTGCTGGCTGCGGTGGCACCCCTGCAGGCAGAGGTCATCGTGTGTGGGCACACTCACCGGCCCGGCGCGACCCGGGTGGGCGACACCCTGATTGTTAATGCTGGCGCCGTCAGTGACCAGGTAGATGGTGATCCCCGGGCACGCTGGACCCTGCTGGAGCGGCGTGGGGCTGGGTGGGCTGTGGAGTTCCTGGCTGTTGCCTACGACGTGCAGGCGGCAGTGTCCTGGGCACGCACACATACGCCTTTTGGAGACTTCCAGGCCCAGTTGCTGGGCAGCGGTGTCATGGATGGTCGGGGCGACTGA
- a CDS encoding acetyl-CoA C-acetyltransferase — protein MNKLVIVAAKRTPIGSFMGTLKDVSAVDLGVAAARAVLDGVGSADVADVIVGNVLQAGQGMNVARQIALGSGLPHDVPGLTVNRVCGSGLQAVVSAVQGLKSGDGHLYLAGGTENMSRAPFLLPRAREGYRLGHAQALDSILSDGLTDVFHDYHMGVTAENIAEAWNLSREQQDAFALESQNRAAAAIEGGHFADELISVEVPGRKGPTVFDRDEYPRATTAEALAKLKPAFRKDGTVTAGNASGINDGAAMLVVTTEDYAQANGLKVLAEITSYAAIGVDPKIMGIGPAKAVPVALGRAGMSVADVDLFELNEAFSAQSLAVVRDLEVDTAKVNITGGAIALGHPIGASGARVLVTLIHQLRRTGKEIGVASLCIGGGMGIAMVIRARG, from the coding sequence GTGAACAAACTGGTCATCGTGGCGGCAAAGCGCACGCCAATCGGAAGCTTCATGGGCACCCTGAAGGACGTTAGTGCAGTGGACCTGGGGGTTGCAGCGGCCCGTGCTGTGCTTGACGGCGTGGGAAGTGCCGACGTTGCCGACGTGATCGTCGGTAACGTCCTGCAGGCAGGTCAGGGCATGAACGTGGCCCGGCAGATCGCGCTGGGTTCCGGCCTGCCCCATGACGTCCCGGGACTGACGGTCAACCGGGTATGCGGCAGCGGCCTGCAGGCTGTCGTAAGCGCGGTACAGGGTCTTAAGTCGGGGGACGGGCACCTGTATCTGGCTGGCGGCACCGAGAACATGAGCCGCGCACCCTTTTTGCTGCCCCGCGCCCGTGAGGGCTACCGGCTGGGGCATGCCCAGGCGCTCGACAGCATCCTGTCCGACGGCCTGACGGATGTGTTTCATGACTACCACATGGGGGTGACGGCCGAGAACATCGCCGAAGCCTGGAACCTGAGCCGCGAGCAGCAGGACGCCTTTGCCCTGGAAAGCCAGAACCGCGCGGCAGCCGCGATAGAAGGCGGCCACTTTGCCGACGAGCTGATCAGCGTTGAAGTTCCAGGCCGCAAGGGGCCAACTGTATTCGACCGTGACGAATACCCCCGTGCCACCACTGCTGAGGCCCTGGCCAAGCTGAAGCCCGCTTTCAGGAAGGACGGCACCGTCACGGCCGGCAATGCCAGTGGCATCAACGACGGCGCGGCCATGCTGGTCGTGACGACCGAGGACTATGCCCAGGCCAACGGGCTGAAGGTTCTGGCGGAAATCACCAGCTACGCCGCCATCGGGGTGGATCCCAAGATCATGGGGATCGGACCTGCCAAAGCAGTTCCTGTGGCACTGGGACGGGCCGGCATGAGCGTTGCCGACGTGGACCTGTTCGAACTGAACGAGGCCTTTTCGGCGCAGTCGCTGGCCGTGGTCCGTGATCTGGAAGTGGACACTGCGAAAGTCAACATCACCGGGGGCGCCATCGCCCTGGGTCACCCGATCGGGGCTTCCGGCGCGCGTGTGCTGGTCACACTGATTCACCAGTTGCGCCGTACCGGGAAGGAAATTGGTGTGGCCAGCCTGTGTATCGGCGGTGGCATGGGAATTGCCATGGTGATCCGCGCACGCGGGTAA
- a CDS encoding DUF72 domain-containing protein has protein sequence MSLPAQPGPGRVYVGTSGWTYRHWRGTYYPQGLVQRRELEYLAGQMASVEINGSFYSLQRPETYARWASQVPPGFIFAVKGGRFVTHMKKLRDVRQPLSNFFASGVLRLEDRLGPVLWQLPERLRFDAALIEDFLALLPRSTTEAARLAQEHSAHLEGRAWMDVQHELPIRYALEVRHDSFRTPELTSLLRRAGVSLVVADAAGLFPLIEEVTADFVYVRLHGSRELYRSGYQPDEIDTWARRIRAWQAGTEPPDARRLTEEPVPLRPRDVYVYFDNDIGTHAPFDALALMKVLQGDGEHGDG, from the coding sequence ATGAGCTTGCCGGCTCAGCCCGGGCCCGGACGTGTCTATGTCGGCACCTCGGGCTGGACGTACCGGCATTGGCGCGGAACATACTATCCGCAGGGGCTGGTTCAGCGCCGCGAACTGGAATACCTCGCCGGACAGATGGCCAGCGTGGAAATCAACGGGTCCTTCTATTCCCTGCAAAGGCCCGAGACCTACGCCCGGTGGGCTTCGCAGGTGCCGCCCGGCTTCATCTTCGCGGTGAAGGGCGGACGGTTCGTCACCCACATGAAAAAGCTGCGGGACGTGCGGCAGCCGCTCTCGAACTTCTTTGCTTCAGGGGTGTTGCGGCTGGAAGACCGGCTGGGTCCGGTTCTGTGGCAGCTGCCAGAGCGGCTGCGTTTCGACGCTGCCCTGATCGAGGATTTCCTGGCGCTGCTTCCCCGTTCGACCACTGAGGCCGCCCGGCTGGCACAGGAACACAGTGCGCATCTGGAAGGCCGAGCCTGGATGGACGTTCAGCATGAGCTGCCGATCCGCTACGCCCTGGAGGTGCGTCATGACAGTTTCAGGACGCCTGAGCTGACCTCGTTGCTGCGGCGTGCCGGGGTTTCCCTGGTGGTGGCGGACGCAGCCGGACTGTTCCCCCTGATCGAGGAAGTCACGGCAGACTTTGTCTACGTGCGCCTGCACGGTTCAAGAGAGCTGTACCGGAGCGGGTACCAACCTGACGAAATCGACACCTGGGCACGGAGAATCCGCGCCTGGCAGGCGGGCACGGAGCCTCCTGACGCCCGGCGTCTGACAGAAGAGCCCGTGCCTCTGCGCCCCCGGGATGTGTATGTGTACTTCGACAACGATATCGGCACCCATGCGCCGTTCGATGCCCTGGCACTGATGAAGGTGCTTCAGGGGGACGGTGAACATGGTGACGGCTGA